The Mesotoga sp. UBA6090 genome segment CCACAGAGATCCCCATAAGAGCTTTGAATACCTTCTTCACATCGATGAAGCCCTGTGCAATATCTTTCTCCAGACCGAGTTCCCTGACAAAGTTGTAGCTGATGTTGTTACTGAGACTCTCAGCATCCGAGAGTAACCTGAAGTACTCATCTGGTGTGAGTGAAGTGAGTACCGTTGTTTCACTAGAAAATATGAAGTAGATGGTATCGAAATCATTTTCAAGCTCGTAGATACGGCTACCTTTATGCGCTGACTGAATTGCTCCCCACTCTTTTAGTGGGGCTTCAAGTCTGTCGGTATCGGAGCTCTTATTAGTGAAGACGACCGTTACTCTGGGAGTCTCCGAAACCAGGTCTCCGTATATCCTGGTATTACCAATGCTCTCTCTAGATAGCAGCACAACGAAATCCGCCAGCTCTTTATACGGCTCAAGATCGAGCTCAAACCAGTGAGCAAGCTCCTTTCTTAGAGTCTCAACCGATGACGAGGGAAAGAAGACCGTGTAGTCCCCAAAGGTCTCCTTTGATGCCTCCAATTCCTTTGTGTCTGATAAAGATAGCATCTTCTGAAGATCTTCATTGTTCAGGAAAAGTGTATCCTGAACTATTGTAGCAGTTAGCGTATGTCCTTCGGGTCGCGCAAAGACCACCGTACTCTCAATAGAAAAAGTCGACTCCAGACCCAGATCAAGCTGAAAACGGTCACCATCAATGTAACCAGCAAGAGTGTAGTCGTAACTCATTTCAGCGACTTCTCTGCCCCTGCCGTTTGATTCCAGCAATCTACGTCCTTCACCTGAATAAGTCTTCGTAGCCAGTGTGACTGCGTCCTTGTTTCCACCAATAATCAGATAGTCATCACCGGTATGAAAGAAGAGAGTTCCAGTACTGCTCCTCAACTCGTTCACATTTTCTCCAGGCTGGACAAATATTGCCATATCAAGAAGCGCTGCAACCGCTTTTAGAAGCTGGAAAGAACTGGTTGTTCTCCACGCCATAAAGACTCTGTTCTTCGTAAGCTTGAGTTTCTCAAGCAAATAAAAGGGGTCGAACATGAGCAAGTCGTCTAACGAAAGATCTATGCCTTCGCCAACAAGAAGAATATCGTTATTTAGAGCATCTTTCAGGAAACTTGTATCAACTTCTGCGTTGTAACCAGCGGCATCAATTATTCCGTAGAAGGCTCTTTCAGCCCCGAATCCATTATCGCCCAGATATGCGCCAAAGAAATTTGTGCTGTCCCTTAGAACTTCCATTGTTGACCTCAATCCTCGTAGGATAAGAAAATAGCCAACATCTTCAGGAACGAAATCAAAAATCTCCTGTGCCATTACTCCAGAAAAGAAAATAAGTGCTAAAAAAAGAATGAGTAAGAATTTCAAGCTTTCCCGAATCAACCCTTTGCTGAACCGGGGTTTTCCCTCCCTTCAACCTTATAACTGCTATCCCGATCAAAGAAACCAAAGGCTTCCTCTACCAATCGTTCGAAGTCGAATTCGAATGATCTCTCTTCTACAACCGAATAAAGAAGGTATTCAATATTGCCTTTCTTACCCCTAATTGGTGAGAAAGTCAATCCAACGGGAAACAAATCATTGGTCCGAAATGCCTTTACAAACGCTTCCAGAATTTCAACATGAACATTCCTGGAATTCACCAATCCTTTCTTGACCACACCTGGACCAGCTTCGAATTGGGGCTTCACAAGGACTACTGCTTCCCCCCCATCCTCCAAGAAACTTCTCAGAAGACCAGCAACTGTCACCGTTGATATGAAAGAAAGGTCAGCAGTAAGCAAATCTGCTTTTCCGCCGGCCTGTTCAAGCGTCAAACCTCTAATATCAGTAGATTCCAGTGAGACAACTCGTTCATCGTCTTTTATGCGGTGACTGATCTGATCTCTGCCAACATCAACACAAAGCACCCTGTCTGCACCTTTCTCAAGTAGCAACTGCGTGAACCCACCGGTCGAGGCTCCGACGTCGATAACTCTCTTTCCCTCAACATTTATCTCGAAAGCGTCAATGGCTTTTCGAAGTTTGAAATAACCGCGACCGACTGGAATTATAGGATCCATAACAACTATTTCTTTATCAGAATCCACCTTATGGCTTGGCTTAACAACAATCATACCATCTACAGTCACTTTTCCGTTCTTGATCAAAGCTGCTCCTTTTGTTCTACTTTCAGACAGTCCAAGATCAAATAACAGTTCATCGAGTCTACGTTTCGAATTCATCAAACACCACTTTGTAGAAAACAAGTCCCTGCGGTGGAGCAGTTCCCGGAAGACTAGATCTGTCACGAGTGGAAAGGAATTCCGCTACTGCTTCTTCCGAAACGCCTCCCGTACCTACTTTTACAAGGGTTCCAACAATATTCCTAACCATTCTCTTAAGAAAGGAAATTCCCTCTACCCTAATGAGAATCAAGTGAGGCGAGACTTTGATTATTCTAATAGAGGAAACAGTTCTGACCGGGTTTCTATCGTCCTTACCGGTTCTGAAAGCAGCAAAATCATGCTCCCCCAATAAATGGCTTCCTGCTCTTCTCATTGATTCAATATCGAGAGGATAGGGAAACCACCAGACAAATCTTCTTCTAAAGATATCGGGTTCACTTGAATTCAAAATATAATAGTGATAGATTCTCTTGTTTGCCTCAAATCTGGGACTAAAGTTTTCCGCAACTTCATGTACTTTCCTTACATATACGTCAGACGGAAGATTCGCGTTCAGAGCATCTTTCATAGTGGAGGCGCTCAACCGGTCTAGATTAGAATCAAATGCAATTACCTGTCCATATCCATGAACCCCTGTATCTGTCCGCCCAGCGCCCTGGCTGGAGATACTGAACTTATGAATCCTCTCCAGAGCTTCCTCGAAGACGCCCTGAACCGTCCGCATATCCGGCTGATTCTGAAAGCCGAAGAAGTCAGTTCCATCGTATGAGACTACAGCAGCGAATCTCTTCATGATTACTTCGAGGCCGTCAGATCAAGCATTTCAGTATAGAGATAAACCATCGAAGAGAGATCCTTTCCCATTTTTGGCAAATCACCGTTATAGACTGTCCAGAGAACCCTTCCAACTATGGTCTCCACATACTTAATCAATGAGTTTTCGAGTTCATTTTTCTCGCTATGGCTTATTTGCAGTCGTTCGACTTTCCCAGCAAGCCAGGATGAAAAGCGCTGATCGTTAAATCTTAACGATCCCTGCTCATAATCTTTCAACATCTTGTATACTTCTTCAGTAGTCTCCCGAACAGAAAGACTCTTCGATATCACTTCAAGTGTTGTCGGATCGAAGTACCCTTCGAGAGCTTCTGGGACTTCGAGTTCGTACTTGAAGTAAAGAAGATTCGCATCGCTGTGCTTTCTTTCGAAAGAGATTTTCCTTCTCGTAGAACTTTCAAGACCACATGCACTGAGGCAGTTCCAGTACTTGTACTCAAGCAACTCACTGGAATGCTCGGTAGACCAGGTGGTCATGAAACCCGTTTTCGTTCTATGATCGAAAGTCGCTCTTTTCGGTGTGAGAAACTCCTCCTCCCGGTAAAGTATGTGTGCGTACTTATAATTCATAGGCCCTCAATCCCTTCAACCAGTTCTCTAAGTTCTTCTATCCTCTTTCTCGCTTTTTCCTCGTTATCACCTCTAGCCATAAGGTAGAACTTTATTTTTGGTTCTGTTCCAGAAGGTCTGACAATTATCTTTGAATCATCTTCCATCTCTATGGATATCACATCTGCCGCCGGCAAATCACCGGAGTCTTCCAAATAATCTCTGAACTCTCTAACTGTTTCGTTCCCCATCTTTAAGGGTCTTCTGGTTCTCAGTTTCCTCATTATTGACTCGATTTTCGCTTCGCCTTCAATTCCAACATAAACCTTGTTCACAAGGGCTTCGACATAGTGACCATGTTCTTCATAAATCTCTTCGAGATAGTCGATCATCGTCATCCCAGACCGTTTCAGAAAGCCTCCAATTGTGCAGGCCAGGGCCGCGGCGCTTATGGCGTCCTTATCCCTTGCGTGCTTTCCATACAGTGAGCCGTAACTCTCTTCAAAGCCAAAAAGATAGCTGCCTTTTCCCTCGACGTCCGATTTTTCAATGATCTCACCAATAAACTTGAAACCCGTAAGGGTCTCCTTCACTTTCACGTTATATTTAGCAGCGATTTTCTTGACAAGATCAGTTGATACAATCGTCTTAACAATGAATGGATCTTTTGGAAGAGATTCTTTCAATCTTTCAAGAATGAAGGCCGTCATTATAACTCCCGTCTGATTCCCGTTAAGAGCTGTGTAGGCTCCTTTGTGCTTCACCATTATTCCCAGTCTGTCACAGTCAGGATCGGTCGCTATCAGAAGATCGGCTTCCGCTTCTTCTGCAACATTAAGAGCCATAGAAAAGGCATTCAAGTCCTCGGGATTGGGACTCTTCACAGTAGGAAAGTTGCCATCCGGGAGCGTTTGCTCCCCCACTCGCTTGACCCTGTGACCTAGGTCTGAAAGGGTTTTATAAACGGGATAGTTCCCACTTCCATGGAGAGGTGTATAGACAACACTAAGTCCGTCGTAGTCGGAGCATAGTCCCAAAACATTCTTCTTCACCGTCTCTATGAATTCTTCAAGCAAAGAATTCGGAACATTCTCAATCAACGTTTTGTCAGGAGTATAGTTCTCGAAGAAATCTGACTTCTCAACTTTCTCTATTATCTCTTCTGCAAACCTGGGAACTGCCTGTGTACCGTCAGAAGTGTAGACCTTGTAGCCGTTGTATTGAGGTGGGTTATGGCTTGCCGTTATCACAACACCACCGCTTGCTTTCAGCACTCTTACGGCGAAACTAAGAACGGGAACAGGCATAGGCTCAATAAACAAGTGAACCTTGACGCCCATGGAAGAAAGAACCTCGGCAGTGACCTCAGCAAAATGAGCAGACTTATGTCTGGTGTCAAAAGCAATAACGACCGATGGGTTACTGAATCTCTCAGAGATCCAACGTCCGAAACCCAAAGTAGCTCTCCTGACTGTGAAAGCATTCATCCGGTTGGTTCCAGCGCCAAGTATTCCCCGCATCCCACCCGTTCCAAATTTCAAATCTAATCCGAAGCTCTCCCGAATGTCACTTGGAGAGAATCTCATTAGCTCCTCTTTCATCTCTTCAGTTGAGTTTTCGAGCCATCTCTTGTACTCTTCGTTAATTGCTAGACCATCTCTTAGCACTCTACCACCTTCCAACTGCTTTCAAATGGTTGACTTTTCCGTTTTCCAGAACCTCGATAACATCCAGCCTTGCCTCACTGAATACGGGTTTTTCGCTGAGTATGTATCTTTGAGCGGCAAACTCCAACCGCCTGAGTTTTCTTTCATCTACTCTGTACCTTGGTAGTCTGAAAGAGCTTCCACCCTTAACTTCAACAAAGACCAACGTCTTTCCTTTGAGAGCTACAATATCGATTTCACCGAATCTGTAAGAAACGTTCCTAGCCTTCACCTTGTATCCTGATTTCTTCAGGTATTCACAGGCTAGTTCTTCGTATCTTCTGCCAGAATCGTTGCTCATTTCTCTTCTTTATATATTCTCGGCACCTTAAGATAGTTTCCTTCCCGCTCAGGGAAGAGATCTATTAAGAGCTTTGAATCTTCAAACTGGACAAAGTTGTCTTCTCTAGGTTCAAGACTCTTCTCTACGGGAGAGATCATCTCTTCTTCATCGAAATCAACCTGATCGAGGAGCGTCATATATTGCAGTATTTCCTCAATGTCCTTCTTCAATCCAATTCGTTCTTCTTCTTTCAGTTCGAGCTTTGCAAGACCTTCCAGATGCTTTAGCAGCTCATCACTTACTTTCGTCTCCATTTCATTCCTCCTCAATGCTTACCTCACGAAGATACATGGCCGCATGTTCGGGGGGCATGGGATTTATATAGAAACCTGAGCCCCACTCAAATCCAGCAACCCTCGTAAGTCTTGGGACAATCTCCAAATGCCAGTGGTAGTGATCCGACTGCTCAATAGCTTTTATCCCGGTATGTAACATGAAATTGTAGGGAGGGTTATCGAGGGCCTTATGAATTCTCAGCAACATGTTTTTGAGAATCACAGAAAAACTATCGATCTGAGAGGCCGATATGTCTCCAAAATTACTGCTGTGAACCTTCGGAAGTATCCATGTCTCAAAGGGGAATCGTGCTGCAAAAGGTTCAAAGGCAACAAAATCGCTGTTTTCCTCGACAACTCTCGTCCCTTCTAGACCCTCTTGATTTACCATATCACAATAAACGCATCTCTCTCTGAAACGATAGTAATCAGCCGACCCTGCTATTTCTTCAGCAACCCTCTTCGGTACTATTGGAGTTGCAATAAGTTGACTGTGAGAATGCACAAGTGAGGCTCCCGCTTCTCTTCCATGATTCTTGAATATTAAGATGTACTTTATTCTGGCGTCTTTCTCGAGTACCTGATGACGTTCCTTGTAAGCCCAGATAACCTCTTTGATCTGCTCGTAAGATAGAGTTGCCATGGAGGCATTGTGATCAGGTGTTTCAATAATCACTTCATGAGTTCCAAATCCCTTAATTACATCATATATCCCATGGCCAAATCGCTCCGGCTCGACACTTGAATCCAGTGCAGGAAATTTGTTCTGAACCACCCTCACCCACCACCCTGGGCTATCTTTCGCAGTATCTGCTGGCCTAAAAGCCATTACTTCTGGTGGTGTTGTGTGTTCATTTCCGTAGTCAAACGGACAGAAGGCAGATTCAACTTTTTCTCTTGCATTTATGAAATCATGCGGACGTCTTGCTCTTTCAGTCGCAATAATTACCCATCTCTTAATTATTGGATCTTTTCTGAGTTCAGGCATTGCTTTTGACCTCCAATGTTTGCTTATATAAGGAAAGATAGTTCTCAGCCGAGGCCTCCCAAGAGAAATCTTCTTTCATTGCGTTACGCACGACCTCTCGCCAAGTATCGTCGTCGTTATAGACCTCAAGAGCCTTTTTCAGAGCCTCGAGAAGGCATTCGCCACTATAATCAACAAAACCGAAACCATTGCCGTGGTCTGAAAGACCATACTCTTTCACAGTATCTGCCAGTCCACCCGTATATCTAACAACTGGAACAGTTCCATATCTCATTGAAAACATCTGACCCAGGCCACAAGGCTCATATCTGGATGGCATCAAGAACAAATCTGCACCCGCATATATTTTTTGCGCAAGATCAAGATCGAAAGTAAGTCTCACAGCAACTTTGTCGGGATAATTCTCTTGAAGGTCTTTGAACATCTTCTCGTACTTCTTATCTCCTGTTCCCAATACAACTAACTGGATTGGAAGCCTCATTAATTCGCCTCGAATCTCCTCTATGAGATCAAGCCCTTTCTGGTCTACTAGACGGGAAATGAGTCCAACGAGTGGTTCTCGATTCTTCGGAAGACCTACCAGCAACTGCAGATTCGATTTATTTATTTTCTTCTTCTCGATACTATCAAGACCGTAGTTTACCCACAATCGAGTATCCTTCTCGGGATCGTACTCGGAGTAGTCGATTCCATTTAGAATCCCAACTAGATCTCTGTTTCTTCTCGAAAGGACCTTTTCCAGGCCTGCTCCGTATTCTTCCGTCTGAATTTCATTGGCATACGTGGGGGATACGGTACTTAGCTTGTCAGAATATTCTAAACCCGCCTTCATGAAGTTGATGTTGTTCCCTGATGTGACGCCATTGAGGAAACGACTCTCAATACCTGAGAGTTGGAGGTATTTCCTGCCATAAGTACCTTGGTAAGCAAGATTGTGTACTGAAAAGACGGTTCTGCAATTTGCGTTGCCCTGCTTCAGATATACAGCCATCAAGCCTGTATGCCAGTCATTTAGGTGGACAATATCATAACCCCTATCAACAGCAAAACCTGCCGCGGCATCGGAAAAACTCATGGCCTGAAGCCCAAGATCCGATGCTCCATAGACTTCCTCGGAATTCATGAGATCGTCATTGCGCAGAAGAAAGACATCTACGTTGCCAAGTGGACGTGATTTCTTGTGGAGTTCAAAAGAGATTTCTCTCTTCAAGAACCTTGTCTTCCGGACTTCTCCAGTCTTTGAAGCTATATTCCTGTCTATGGACTTGTGGAATGGCATTAAAATATCGATTTCTACCCCAAGATCTTTAAGATACTTTGGCAGAGCTCCAGCAACATCTGCAAGACCTCCGACTTTCGCGATTGGATAAACTTCGTATGAAACAAAAAGTACCTTCATTCAATCACCTCTTGAATAACGGCAGGTCGTGAGAGAAGATGACAGTATCGACTCTTTCGAAGTAATCAGTAACGAAAGCTGCCGCTGCATCTGATCTCATACCTTTACGCATTTCGTGATAGTGAATCTGTCTGGTGCACACATCACCACAAATAAAAACTTTACCATGATTTTCCGTTTCAAGGAAGAAGGAAACATGATCTCGGGAATGATACGGAGATTCGAGAACATCAATGGCTCCCATAATCTTCTCACCACCACTGAATGTGTCGACTCTTTTCCATGAATCAATGATTTTTAGATACATTGATCCTACTATAGGGCCGAAAGAACCATAGTCCCTGCTCTTATAATTGACGTGCAAATGAATTGTCGCATTGGGGAAGAATATGCTATTGAATGCGTGATCTAGATGAAAATGAGTCAACATTATGTCGGTAATAGTATCCGGGGAAAGGCCCAGAGAAGCTAATCTTTCTTCCAGAATCTTAATTGAAGGAAACCCGCCGGGGTCGACGAGTATTTTTTTGTCATTTTCCACAAGCAAAGCGCAACTACTTGTAGGGGCATCCACCATTCCCGGCACATAGACGATACTGCCGGGAAAGAGGAGATTCAAGTCCAAGTCACATCACTCCTCGAAAAATCAATCCAATCG includes the following:
- the galT gene encoding galactose-1-phosphate uridylyltransferase; protein product: MPELRKDPIIKRWVIIATERARRPHDFINAREKVESAFCPFDYGNEHTTPPEVMAFRPADTAKDSPGWWVRVVQNKFPALDSSVEPERFGHGIYDVIKGFGTHEVIIETPDHNASMATLSYEQIKEVIWAYKERHQVLEKDARIKYILIFKNHGREAGASLVHSHSQLIATPIVPKRVAEEIAGSADYYRFRERCVYCDMVNQEGLEGTRVVEENSDFVAFEPFAARFPFETWILPKVHSSNFGDISASQIDSFSVILKNMLLRIHKALDNPPYNFMLHTGIKAIEQSDHYHWHLEIVPRLTRVAGFEWGSGFYINPMPPEHAAMYLREVSIEEE
- the gatC gene encoding Asp-tRNA(Asn)/Glu-tRNA(Gln) amidotransferase subunit GatC, which gives rise to METKVSDELLKHLEGLAKLELKEEERIGLKKDIEEILQYMTLLDQVDFDEEEMISPVEKSLEPREDNFVQFEDSKLLIDLFPEREGNYLKVPRIYKEEK
- a CDS encoding MBL fold metallo-hydrolase, translated to MDLNLLFPGSIVYVPGMVDAPTSSCALLVENDKKILVDPGGFPSIKILEERLASLGLSPDTITDIMLTHFHLDHAFNSIFFPNATIHLHVNYKSRDYGSFGPIVGSMYLKIIDSWKRVDTFSGGEKIMGAIDVLESPYHSRDHVSFFLETENHGKVFICGDVCTRQIHYHEMRKGMRSDAAAAFVTDYFERVDTVIFSHDLPLFKR
- a CDS encoding YraN family protein → MSNDSGRRYEELACEYLKKSGYKVKARNVSYRFGEIDIVALKGKTLVFVEVKGGSSFRLPRYRVDERKLRRLEFAAQRYILSEKPVFSEARLDVIEVLENGKVNHLKAVGRW
- a CDS encoding glycogen synthase, which translates into the protein MKVLFVSYEVYPIAKVGGLADVAGALPKYLKDLGVEIDILMPFHKSIDRNIASKTGEVRKTRFLKREISFELHKKSRPLGNVDVFLLRNDDLMNSEEVYGASDLGLQAMSFSDAAAGFAVDRGYDIVHLNDWHTGLMAVYLKQGNANCRTVFSVHNLAYQGTYGRKYLQLSGIESRFLNGVTSGNNINFMKAGLEYSDKLSTVSPTYANEIQTEEYGAGLEKVLSRRNRDLVGILNGIDYSEYDPEKDTRLWVNYGLDSIEKKKINKSNLQLLVGLPKNREPLVGLISRLVDQKGLDLIEEIRGELMRLPIQLVVLGTGDKKYEKMFKDLQENYPDKVAVRLTFDLDLAQKIYAGADLFLMPSRYEPCGLGQMFSMRYGTVPVVRYTGGLADTVKEYGLSDHGNGFGFVDYSGECLLEALKKALEVYNDDDTWREVVRNAMKEDFSWEASAENYLSLYKQTLEVKSNA
- a CDS encoding phospho-sugar mutase, translating into MLRDGLAINEEYKRWLENSTEEMKEELMRFSPSDIRESFGLDLKFGTGGMRGILGAGTNRMNAFTVRRATLGFGRWISERFSNPSVVIAFDTRHKSAHFAEVTAEVLSSMGVKVHLFIEPMPVPVLSFAVRVLKASGGVVITASHNPPQYNGYKVYTSDGTQAVPRFAEEIIEKVEKSDFFENYTPDKTLIENVPNSLLEEFIETVKKNVLGLCSDYDGLSVVYTPLHGSGNYPVYKTLSDLGHRVKRVGEQTLPDGNFPTVKSPNPEDLNAFSMALNVAEEAEADLLIATDPDCDRLGIMVKHKGAYTALNGNQTGVIMTAFILERLKESLPKDPFIVKTIVSTDLVKKIAAKYNVKVKETLTGFKFIGEIIEKSDVEGKGSYLFGFEESYGSLYGKHARDKDAISAAALACTIGGFLKRSGMTMIDYLEEIYEEHGHYVEALVNKVYVGIEGEAKIESIMRKLRTRRPLKMGNETVREFRDYLEDSGDLPAADVISIEMEDDSKIIVRPSGTEPKIKFYLMARGDNEEKARKRIEELRELVEGIEGL
- a CDS encoding TlyA family RNA methyltransferase, producing MNSKRRLDELLFDLGLSESRTKGAALIKNGKVTVDGMIVVKPSHKVDSDKEIVVMDPIIPVGRGYFKLRKAIDAFEINVEGKRVIDVGASTGGFTQLLLEKGADRVLCVDVGRDQISHRIKDDERVVSLESTDIRGLTLEQAGGKADLLTADLSFISTVTVAGLLRSFLEDGGEAVVLVKPQFEAGPGVVKKGLVNSRNVHVEILEAFVKAFRTNDLFPVGLTFSPIRGKKGNIEYLLYSVVEERSFEFDFERLVEEAFGFFDRDSSYKVEGRENPGSAKG
- the truA gene encoding tRNA pseudouridine(38-40) synthase TruA, with protein sequence MKRFAAVVSYDGTDFFGFQNQPDMRTVQGVFEEALERIHKFSISSQGAGRTDTGVHGYGQVIAFDSNLDRLSASTMKDALNANLPSDVYVRKVHEVAENFSPRFEANKRIYHYYILNSSEPDIFRRRFVWWFPYPLDIESMRRAGSHLLGEHDFAAFRTGKDDRNPVRTVSSIRIIKVSPHLILIRVEGISFLKRMVRNIVGTLVKVGTGGVSEEAVAEFLSTRDRSSLPGTAPPQGLVFYKVVFDEFET